GATTGCCCGTCGGTTCATCGGCCAGAATGATGGCCGGATCGTTGACCAGGGCACGGGCAATAGCCACCCGCTGCTGCTGTCCGCCGGACAACTGGTTCGGTTCATGGTGCATGCGACCGTTCAGTCCGACCCGCTCCAGGGCTTCGGCCGCCCGTTTATTAAGTTGAGCTGAAGGCAGGCCGCCGCGATGGTAGAGCAGGGGCAGCATGACGTTTTCCAGGGCTGTGATACGGGGCAGCAGATTGAAACCCTGGAAGACGAAGCCGATGCGCCGATTGCGGATGTCGGCAAGTTGCCGCCGGTTCAGGTCGTTGACCTGCCGGCCTTCAAGGAGATAATTGCCCCGGTCGGGCCGATCCAGGCAGCCGATCACATTCATCAGGG
This portion of the Syntrophotaleaceae bacterium genome encodes:
- a CDS encoding ABC transporter ATP-binding protein — protein: MMKMIQLEHICKTFHLGDTGVQALDEVNLEVETGDFLAVIGASGSGKSTLMNVIGCLDRPDRGNYLLEGRQVNDLNRRQLADIRNRRIGFVFQGFNLLPRITALENVMLPLLYHRGGLPSAQLNKRAAEALERVGLNGRMHHEPNQLSGGQQQRVAIARALVNDPAIILADEPTGNLDSRTTLDVLALFQELNDNGITIVLVTHEADVAEHASRVIEMQDGRIRRDFPVANRRRAQTGKTF